From a region of the Novipirellula artificiosorum genome:
- a CDS encoding zinc metallopeptidase: MGNPLFLLLLIGIPIIAQFVSSQMRRHFVQFSRDPMPLSGREAAEQMLHSHNIHDVRVISTDGQLTDHYDPTNKTVNLSQVVFNERNVAAVAVATHECGHAVQDASEYPMMSVRSSLVPLMKLSNVAIPLLAFGGAGISQLAGNQGTALLCLAGFGIPALFSLVTLPVEFNASRRALNWLEDSGMAEGNYKGARKALFWAAMTYVVGALGAIAQAFYFATLFLGRGRQK, encoded by the coding sequence ATGGGGAATCCGCTTTTCCTGCTATTACTGATTGGCATTCCGATCATCGCCCAATTCGTTTCGTCACAGATGCGAAGACATTTTGTGCAGTTTTCTCGCGATCCGATGCCGCTGTCCGGACGTGAAGCAGCGGAGCAAATGCTCCACAGTCACAACATTCACGATGTCAGAGTGATTTCAACCGACGGTCAATTGACCGATCACTACGACCCAACGAACAAGACAGTAAACCTGAGCCAGGTCGTCTTTAACGAACGGAATGTGGCGGCCGTTGCTGTGGCAACGCACGAATGTGGCCACGCGGTGCAAGATGCCTCGGAGTATCCGATGATGTCGGTTCGGTCCAGTCTGGTGCCGCTGATGAAGCTGAGCAATGTCGCGATTCCGCTGTTGGCATTTGGCGGAGCAGGAATCTCTCAGCTGGCAGGGAATCAAGGAACTGCGCTGCTTTGTTTGGCCGGTTTCGGAATCCCCGCATTATTCAGTCTTGTAACGTTGCCGGTTGAATTCAACGCAAGTCGAAGAGCGTTGAACTGGCTGGAGGACTCCGGCATGGCGGAGGGCAACTACAAAGGTGCTCGAAAAGCGCTGTTCTGGGCAGCGATGACCTATGTCGTCGGCGCACTCGGTGCCATCGCCCAAGCTTTCTACTTCGCCACACTGTTTCTCGGACGCGGGCGTCAAAAATAG
- a CDS encoding DUF937 domain-containing protein, producing MNVNLMELAKTAIGSGALGQIAGSLGESEEKTKSAMDIASSAILGGLMQKVSSPQGAKDVFSQVSKFDTGLLDNLSERIGGGGNQEQASSWASMGGKLISSLLGDKESSLIGMIAKRAGIGQGSSKSLLSMLAPLLLGVIAKQVKSGNLDLSGLVSLILGQKAQVAKFLPSEATQQLGIANLLDQGADAIHDAGAKLTRATRETADTGAGLLKTLVPVLLVVGIGLLAWKLLSSPAKEVAQKTAEVAGAAVDATKDAAADVVDAADRINLNKPAVPSLDLKSLASTLGTSVTDLTKSISGVTDEATARETLPQINAFQQQFSGYSLDKMPEEATTTLRTVVGPLLEKLQAAIELAYKIPGVKEILEPATDGLMKTVSAFTKSA from the coding sequence ATGAATGTTAATTTGATGGAATTGGCCAAGACCGCGATTGGCTCGGGCGCCCTAGGGCAGATAGCCGGTTCGTTGGGCGAGAGCGAAGAGAAGACCAAGTCTGCGATGGATATCGCAAGCTCGGCGATTCTTGGCGGCTTGATGCAGAAGGTGTCGTCACCGCAGGGCGCAAAGGATGTCTTCAGTCAAGTTAGCAAGTTTGATACCGGATTGCTCGATAATCTGAGCGAACGAATCGGCGGAGGTGGCAACCAGGAGCAGGCTTCGTCGTGGGCGTCGATGGGTGGCAAACTTATCTCCAGCCTGCTGGGAGATAAGGAAAGCTCCTTGATCGGGATGATCGCCAAGCGTGCCGGGATCGGCCAGGGCTCATCCAAGTCACTCTTGAGCATGCTGGCCCCGCTGTTGCTCGGCGTGATCGCCAAACAGGTCAAGTCGGGGAATCTTGATCTCAGCGGTCTGGTCAGCCTGATCTTGGGCCAGAAGGCGCAGGTTGCCAAGTTCTTACCGTCCGAAGCCACTCAACAGCTGGGAATCGCCAACTTGTTGGACCAGGGCGCCGATGCGATTCATGACGCCGGGGCCAAGTTAACCCGCGCCACGCGGGAGACAGCGGATACTGGCGCGGGCCTGCTCAAGACGCTGGTTCCTGTGCTGCTTGTCGTTGGAATTGGGTTGCTCGCCTGGAAGCTACTCTCGTCCCCGGCTAAGGAAGTTGCACAGAAAACCGCCGAGGTCGCCGGCGCGGCTGTGGATGCGACGAAAGACGCCGCCGCTGACGTCGTCGATGCGGCTGATCGAATCAACCTCAATAAGCCGGCGGTCCCCTCGCTTGATCTCAAATCTCTCGCTAGTACGCTCGGCACGTCCGTTACGGACCTGACGAAGTCCATTTCTGGAGTCACCGACGAGGCCACAGCGCGTGAGACGCTGCCGCAGATCAATGCATTCCAGCAGCAGTTCAGCGGTTACAGTCTCGACAAGATGCCGGAGGAAGCGACCACGACGCTCCGCACCGTCGTGGGACCATTGCTCGAAAAACTGCAGGCAGCGATTGAGCTCGCCTACAAGATTCCCGGTGTCAAGGAAATCCTTGAGCCTGCAACCGACGGCTTGATGAAGACGGTGTCGGCCTTCACCAAATCTGCCTAA
- a CDS encoding PDZ domain-containing protein has product MVKSVLWRSTSPVSIALFFFCMMPSLVIPSVQGQEAGAAQATALIVDGNVENVFQADGEYLVQILVQRSEVPRIYRGVAARYPAPGEYVYAHVGPERNASERRTLPGPQTRVRAFLTVGRSGQWETIGRDWYQENPSDRNEVAMDRAGITIGISTQPVTLGRSTALKVVQVTPDSPTAKAGIEPGDVLVEVNRVPLSSEQQLQDAVRNSGGTLLLTVHDVRSGRDVDVEVESVGVSLDPNLRSGMADKLQPLGVTTELAFYGGEAVVKVTDVKLGSPAQLAGIAVGLLIVKANGKPVSSPEVLRDAEVASRGSLELEIVDPSDRRQRVVQVRL; this is encoded by the coding sequence ATGGTTAAGAGTGTGCTTTGGCGTTCCACGTCGCCGGTGTCGATTGCGCTGTTTTTTTTTTGCATGATGCCGTCCCTTGTCATTCCTTCGGTCCAGGGACAGGAAGCTGGCGCCGCTCAAGCGACGGCGTTGATCGTCGACGGCAATGTTGAGAATGTGTTTCAGGCAGATGGCGAGTATTTGGTGCAGATTTTGGTCCAGCGTTCCGAGGTTCCGCGAATTTATCGCGGCGTCGCAGCGAGATACCCGGCGCCTGGTGAGTATGTCTATGCGCATGTGGGCCCAGAGAGAAATGCATCGGAAAGACGGACGCTTCCCGGGCCGCAGACGCGTGTCAGGGCGTTTCTAACGGTCGGACGATCCGGCCAATGGGAAACGATTGGTCGCGACTGGTATCAGGAGAACCCGAGTGATCGCAATGAGGTGGCCATGGACCGGGCCGGAATTACCATCGGAATTTCCACTCAGCCAGTCACGCTGGGACGCAGCACGGCGTTGAAGGTCGTGCAGGTCACGCCGGACAGTCCCACCGCAAAAGCTGGCATCGAACCGGGCGACGTCCTGGTAGAAGTCAATCGTGTGCCGTTGAGCAGTGAACAACAACTGCAAGACGCCGTCCGCAACAGTGGCGGGACGTTGCTGCTGACCGTTCACGATGTTCGCAGTGGTCGCGACGTCGATGTCGAAGTCGAGTCAGTTGGCGTGTCGCTCGATCCGAATTTGCGATCGGGGATGGCGGACAAGCTGCAACCGCTGGGCGTGACAACCGAATTGGCCTTCTACGGTGGCGAGGCTGTGGTCAAGGTGACCGACGTCAAGCTTGGCAGCCCCGCGCAACTTGCGGGCATCGCCGTAGGTCTGTTGATAGTGAAAGCCAACGGCAAACCTGTGTCCAGTCCCGAAGTGCTCCGAGACGCCGAAGTGGCATCGCGCGGCAGCCTCGAGTTGGAGATTGTGGACCCCAGCGACCGGCGCCAGCGAGTCGTACAAGTCAGGCTTTAA
- a CDS encoding tellurite resistance TerB family protein has protein sequence MILIRSMINAAKADGQLDQKEQGNILKHLSNPTPENLQFIREEFQRPLDARAFALSVPVGMEQQVYTISLIAIDLDTGQEAKYLMELAENLRLPAGVREQIHQRLGVPSIY, from the coding sequence TTGATTCTGATCCGTTCCATGATCAACGCCGCTAAGGCCGATGGCCAACTCGATCAGAAGGAACAGGGGAACATCCTGAAACACCTGAGCAACCCGACTCCGGAGAATCTTCAGTTTATCCGCGAGGAATTCCAGCGTCCCTTGGATGCCCGCGCTTTCGCTCTGTCGGTGCCAGTCGGCATGGAGCAACAGGTCTACACGATATCCTTAATCGCGATCGATCTGGATACGGGTCAGGAAGCGAAATACCTGATGGAATTAGCCGAGAATTTACGCTTGCCGGCAGGCGTCCGTGAGCAGATTCATCAGCGACTCGGAGTGCCGAGCATCTACTGA
- a CDS encoding neutral zinc metallopeptidase → MKCHYLHSGGNLAGANRSGCGIANAKMGPFDCPAAEKVSRVILFEEMKRPFNSPGDVAQADVLAHEVGHHVRRLNGFSEIVIPERFTRGSSAQRVRWFKDGLASGDLNGCQKLFNLN, encoded by the coding sequence TTGAAATGCCACTACCTGCATAGTGGTGGCAACCTCGCCGGTGCCAATCGAAGCGGCTGTGGCATCGCGAATGCCAAAATGGGACCGTTCGACTGCCCGGCTGCTGAAAAGGTCTCCCGTGTTATTTTATTTGAGGAAATGAAACGCCCGTTCAATTCTCCGGGCGACGTTGCCCAGGCCGACGTGCTCGCTCACGAGGTGGGGCATCACGTTCGAAGACTAAACGGTTTCAGTGAAATCGTCATTCCCGAGAGATTCACGCGTGGCTCGTCAGCCCAACGCGTTCGCTGGTTCAAGGATGGGTTGGCCTCAGGCGACCTGAACGGTTGCCAAAAACTGTTTAACTTGAACTAG
- a CDS encoding mechanosensitive ion channel family protein encodes MQLDSDHPLSLRVIANRRRYRGAFLGFLIMGLAVSASAQDNAASNETSASQAAAAENAEGGETAQASESAGETGEEKKLDSPEAAESVVKQAAEDAKETTAEAVDALKSGDLTTAAKKSGELFTRYGIPAITVLVVLIVAFFVATFLARICSAPLKKGVDETLGKFVGKLVFYLVMVSALLGVLQYFGIGIASFAAVIAAAGFAIGLAFQGTLSNFSAGVMLLVFRPFKVGDVINAAGITAKVDEIDLFTTTFDTADNRRIIVPNSAIAGGIIENISHHQDRRVDIPVGVDYSADLKKTRNSLMAAAESQKEFLVEGEGRGYQIVLGELGDSSVGWTVRFWTSAGDYWTVKEYLTAAVKEHLDDANIGIPYPQMDVHLHQNEA; translated from the coding sequence ATGCAGCTCGACTCGGATCATCCATTGTCGCTTAGGGTTATTGCCAATCGCCGACGTTATCGAGGTGCGTTCCTTGGTTTCTTAATCATGGGGCTGGCCGTTTCTGCGTCCGCCCAAGACAATGCCGCGAGCAACGAGACTTCCGCGAGTCAAGCCGCTGCCGCTGAAAATGCCGAAGGCGGTGAGACCGCACAGGCTTCTGAGTCAGCCGGGGAAACGGGCGAGGAGAAGAAGCTTGATTCACCGGAAGCCGCCGAATCGGTTGTGAAACAGGCTGCCGAAGACGCCAAGGAGACCACCGCCGAGGCGGTGGACGCGCTGAAGTCCGGTGATTTGACAACGGCGGCCAAAAAGAGCGGGGAGCTTTTCACTCGCTACGGGATTCCAGCCATCACGGTATTGGTGGTCTTGATTGTCGCCTTTTTCGTGGCCACTTTCCTGGCTCGCATCTGCAGTGCACCGTTGAAAAAGGGTGTCGACGAAACGCTGGGGAAGTTCGTTGGCAAGCTTGTTTTCTACTTGGTCATGGTGAGTGCTCTGCTGGGTGTGCTGCAGTATTTCGGGATTGGCATCGCCAGCTTTGCGGCGGTGATTGCGGCAGCGGGTTTCGCAATCGGCTTAGCGTTTCAGGGCACACTCTCGAATTTCTCCGCAGGCGTGATGTTGTTGGTATTCCGGCCCTTCAAAGTCGGCGATGTGATCAACGCAGCTGGAATTACAGCCAAAGTCGATGAAATCGACCTGTTCACAACGACATTTGATACGGCAGATAACCGTCGCATCATCGTTCCGAACAGTGCGATTGCCGGAGGGATCATCGAGAATATCTCGCACCACCAAGACCGCCGTGTCGACATCCCCGTGGGCGTGGATTACTCCGCCGATTTGAAGAAAACACGAAACTCGCTGATGGCTGCTGCGGAATCGCAGAAAGAGTTTTTGGTTGAGGGTGAGGGACGTGGATACCAGATTGTGCTGGGCGAACTCGGTGATTCGTCCGTCGGCTGGACCGTGCGGTTTTGGACCAGCGCCGGCGATTACTGGACGGTAAAAGAATACCTCACAGCCGCGGTCAAAGAACATTTGGATGACGCAAACATCGGAATTCCCTATCCTCAAATGGACGTCCATTTGCACCAAAACGAAGCTTAG
- a CDS encoding LapA family protein: protein MKYVTSVLAGIALLAIVIFSIQNLEAIDVSFLAWSMSISKVIVIVGAYLLGMISGWGLVELTKRAMQ, encoded by the coding sequence GTGAAGTACGTAACCAGTGTCCTCGCCGGGATCGCGCTGTTAGCGATCGTCATTTTTTCGATTCAAAACCTGGAAGCGATCGATGTGTCCTTCCTGGCTTGGTCGATGAGCATTTCTAAAGTTATCGTGATCGTCGGAGCCTACTTGCTGGGTATGATATCTGGCTGGGGGCTGGTTGAACTGACAAAGCGAGCCATGCAGTGA
- a CDS encoding urea ABC transporter substrate-binding protein — protein MKPAQQRNVASCSRRDLLRQTSAALTLAAAGASSPFLFSGCRKRVVSPATPRVKVGILHSQTGVMSMNESLLRDAEMMAIEEINVTGGVLGHLIDPVVKDARSGFTDIFPKKAIELLSEDRVSTVFGCWTSRSRKAVLPIFERFNGLLFYPLQYEGNESSYNAVYSASVPNQQTLPAVDWLIREQGGSKKRFYLVGSGRVFPWTTHYILTKYIDSLDRSDIEIVGFQYFDLGPRDFKESVRAIRAAEPDVIFSTINGITNHFFFRELAAQGISSEKVPVLSTSMGEDELRGMAPEHVEGQLASYHYFQSIDTPRNRRFVRRFQSAHGEDRVLSDPMEAAYSQVYLWKSAVEKAESFEVDAIRDAFSSEIEFSAPGGKLKLDPKTFHAYKRCRIGRARGDGQFDIVYESSDLITPDPYPSVAFPGWNCDWTRGGITQGEQVRISRPNNDGDPA, from the coding sequence ATGAAACCAGCACAACAGCGAAACGTGGCGTCTTGCAGCCGACGCGACTTGCTCCGACAAACTAGTGCGGCGCTGACACTGGCTGCTGCCGGCGCGTCATCGCCCTTTCTTTTTTCTGGGTGTCGAAAACGTGTTGTCTCGCCTGCCACTCCAAGGGTGAAGGTTGGAATCCTGCACTCGCAAACCGGAGTGATGAGCATGAACGAGTCTTTGCTGCGTGACGCGGAGATGATGGCCATCGAAGAGATCAATGTGACGGGTGGCGTATTGGGGCACCTCATTGATCCCGTCGTCAAGGATGCACGTTCCGGCTTCACTGACATCTTCCCCAAGAAGGCGATTGAGTTGTTATCGGAGGATCGCGTGTCAACGGTCTTCGGCTGTTGGACATCGCGGAGTCGAAAGGCCGTGTTACCGATCTTTGAGCGATTCAATGGTCTTCTGTTTTATCCACTTCAGTACGAGGGTAATGAATCATCCTACAACGCAGTTTACTCCGCCTCCGTCCCAAACCAGCAAACGTTGCCTGCGGTGGATTGGTTGATCAGGGAACAGGGAGGATCGAAGAAGCGATTCTACCTGGTGGGGTCCGGCCGCGTTTTCCCTTGGACAACTCACTACATTCTCACGAAGTACATCGACAGTCTCGATCGGAGCGATATCGAGATCGTTGGCTTCCAGTACTTTGATTTGGGACCTCGCGATTTCAAAGAATCGGTGCGGGCGATCCGAGCAGCCGAGCCAGACGTGATCTTCAGTACCATCAACGGTATCACCAACCATTTTTTCTTTCGAGAGTTAGCTGCCCAAGGGATTTCGTCCGAGAAAGTCCCGGTGCTGTCCACCAGCATGGGAGAGGATGAATTGCGAGGGATGGCGCCGGAACACGTGGAAGGTCAGCTTGCGTCGTACCATTACTTCCAGAGTATTGACACACCAAGAAACCGCAGATTTGTACGTCGGTTTCAGAGTGCGCACGGTGAAGACCGTGTGCTGTCCGATCCGATGGAAGCGGCCTACTCACAGGTTTACTTATGGAAAAGTGCCGTCGAGAAAGCTGAGAGTTTCGAGGTCGATGCGATTCGCGACGCCTTCTCTTCGGAGATCGAATTCTCTGCTCCGGGCGGCAAACTCAAACTCGACCCCAAGACCTTTCACGCCTACAAGCGGTGCCGAATCGGGCGTGCCCGCGGCGATGGTCAGTTCGACATTGTCTACGAGTCGTCTGATTTGATTACGCCCGATCCCTATCCTAGCGTCGCCTTTCCCGGGTGGAACTGCGACTGGACCCGCGGCGGGATCACGCAAGGCGAACAAGTTCGCATCTCTCGACCGAACAACGACGGCGATCCTGCGTAA
- a CDS encoding ABC transporter substrate-binding protein translates to MNSTQQRTISTCSRRDVLRQAGVGLSMTAATTFAPFVFSGCSRQRASLPSVPKVKVGILHSQTGTMSMHESSLRDAELLAIEEINADGGVLGHHIDPIVKDTRSGFTDIFPKKATELLSDDRVSTVFGCWTSSSRKAVVPLFERFNGMLFYPLQYEGNESSYNVVYSGSVPNQQIIPAVDWLVSREGGSKRRFYLVGSDYIFPWTAHHILEACIAGPGRQNIEIVGFRYLPLGHRDFAETVRGIQVAEPDVIFSTINGISNQYFFRELASQAVSAEKTPVISTSVGEDELRGMMPSHVEGQLATWHYFQSINTPRNRRFARRFRSAHGEDRVLSDPMEAAYSQVYLWKSAVEKAESFEVDAIRDAFSSAVEFHAPGGELKLDPKSFHAYKRCRIGRARGDGQFDIVYESPGVIPPDPYPTVAFPGWNCDWTRGGITQGEQVRISRPNNDGATS, encoded by the coding sequence ATGAATTCGACGCAACAACGAACGATTTCGACATGCAGCCGTCGCGATGTCCTACGACAAGCAGGTGTGGGGCTTTCGATGACGGCTGCGACCACGTTTGCACCGTTCGTTTTTTCGGGCTGCAGTCGTCAGCGTGCATCCTTGCCGTCGGTGCCGAAGGTAAAGGTCGGTATTCTGCACTCACAGACCGGCACGATGAGCATGCACGAGTCGTCCCTGCGCGATGCCGAATTATTGGCGATTGAAGAGATCAACGCGGATGGTGGCGTCCTGGGACACCATATTGATCCCATCGTGAAGGACACTCGTTCTGGCTTCACCGACATCTTTCCTAAGAAAGCCACCGAGTTGCTTTCGGACGATCGAGTCTCGACCGTATTTGGCTGCTGGACGTCGTCAAGTCGAAAGGCGGTGGTCCCGCTTTTCGAGCGATTCAACGGGATGCTTTTTTATCCACTTCAGTACGAGGGGAACGAGTCTTCTTACAACGTGGTTTACTCCGGTTCGGTTCCCAATCAACAAATTATTCCGGCGGTCGATTGGCTGGTCAGTCGAGAAGGTGGCTCGAAAAGAAGATTCTATTTGGTTGGTTCTGATTACATATTTCCTTGGACCGCCCACCACATTCTTGAAGCATGCATCGCTGGTCCAGGTCGGCAAAATATTGAGATCGTGGGTTTTCGCTACCTCCCTCTGGGTCATCGCGACTTTGCAGAGACCGTGCGCGGGATCCAAGTAGCTGAACCAGATGTCATCTTTAGCACGATCAATGGCATTAGTAACCAGTATTTCTTTCGCGAGTTGGCTTCCCAGGCGGTATCGGCCGAGAAAACACCTGTGATATCCACCAGCGTCGGCGAGGACGAACTGCGGGGGATGATGCCGTCGCATGTGGAAGGCCAATTGGCGACTTGGCACTATTTCCAAAGCATCAACACTCCTAGAAATCGACGTTTTGCTCGTCGCTTCCGTAGTGCGCACGGTGAAGACCGTGTGCTGTCCGATCCGATGGAAGCGGCCTACTCACAGGTCTATTTATGGAAAAGTGCTGTCGAGAAAGCCGAGAGTTTCGAGGTCGATGCGATTCGCGACGCCTTCTCATCGGCGGTCGAATTTCATGCTCCAGGTGGCGAGCTTAAACTCGACCCCAAATCCTTTCACGCCTACAAACGGTGTCGAATCGGGCGTGCCCGCGGCGATGGGCAGTTCGACATTGTCTACGAATCGCCTGGTGTGATTCCGCCCGACCCCTACCCGACCGTGGCGTTCCCAGGCTGGAACTGCGACTGGACCCGCGGCGGGATCACGCAAGGCGAACAAGTTCGCATCTCTCGACCGAACAACGACGGCGCGACGTCGTGA
- a CDS encoding bestrophin-like domain → MFYWIYDIPTHQLGILMSLVFVGFSWAGVILVRPLMRLFVLRRREDTNDVVGYIISCFCVFYGLLLGLIAVAAYQNYSEVEASVSNEAAALAALYEDVSVYQDPYGQDLRWLLRDFCRYTIRYGWPEYQQGRIPEGSEVRLRAFHERLLVFEPQTTAEQIVHAESLRQFNAFMEKHRISQQAVTTGIPAIMWYVVLIGAVLNIMLVWLFDIDFLSHLALGGVLAFFLGTVILLIASMDNPFRGEVSIQPEAFESLYWNRMRD, encoded by the coding sequence ATGTTCTACTGGATCTACGACATCCCAACCCATCAGCTTGGCATCCTCATGTCGCTGGTCTTTGTGGGATTCTCCTGGGCAGGCGTCATCCTGGTACGTCCATTGATGCGGTTGTTTGTGCTACGGAGGCGCGAAGACACCAACGATGTGGTCGGATACATCATTTCCTGTTTCTGCGTCTTCTACGGCTTGCTGCTGGGCTTAATAGCCGTTGCTGCTTATCAGAATTACTCGGAAGTCGAAGCCAGTGTGTCGAATGAAGCGGCCGCTTTGGCGGCACTTTATGAAGATGTTTCCGTTTACCAGGATCCCTATGGACAGGATCTGCGTTGGTTGCTGAGGGACTTTTGCCGTTACACGATCCGCTACGGATGGCCGGAGTACCAGCAAGGGCGGATTCCGGAGGGATCGGAAGTGCGACTCAGGGCGTTTCACGAGCGGCTGTTGGTCTTTGAACCACAAACCACGGCGGAACAAATCGTGCACGCCGAATCCCTGCGGCAGTTCAATGCCTTTATGGAAAAGCATCGAATATCGCAACAAGCGGTGACCACCGGGATTCCGGCGATCATGTGGTACGTCGTGCTTATCGGAGCGGTTTTGAACATCATGCTTGTCTGGCTGTTCGATATCGATTTTCTCAGTCACCTGGCTCTCGGAGGCGTACTTGCCTTCTTTCTGGGTACTGTCATTCTGCTCATCGCCTCGATGGATAATCCTTTCCGCGGCGAAGTGAGCATCCAGCCGGAAGCGTTCGAGTCCTTGTACTGGAACAGAATGCGAGACTGA
- the pstS gene encoding phosphate ABC transporter substrate-binding protein PstS — protein MSVALRPITRQTSASRYGRRSIFGTFLLGFLSLPSAGCENKSLEPSVVELHGAGSTFPAPLYERWFNRMAEEHPGLSIRYDEIGSGSGIRQFIDELVDFAASDDPLSDQEIAQVDRGVRQLPMTSGAIVLAYNLRDANGNPVTDLRLSRKAYAGIFLGEIRTWLDEEITRYNPKTAFPDLPIQVEYRLDSSGTTSALTRHLSAINQAWKEGPGIGKMVTWPVGAGMPKSRGVSRGLEQVPGSIGYLSYAYARQEGLSMAILENKAGSFIAPNLNSIQLALSELDLDISKSRAFLADPLGDTAYPIVTYSWILCYRVYEDPSKVGMLKKLFSYGLGEGQEASEELGYVALIDPVAQNAKGVLDSISVTSSADSATAIPVSDSESASGPISQAVIDTVHKVDGAENTKTTPEDLSDMKADDADDVSVKNASEKQGNDTSSSEQPKLGEF, from the coding sequence ATGAGCGTTGCTTTACGTCCGATCACCCGCCAAACCAGCGCAAGTCGCTACGGTCGACGATCGATATTTGGGACTTTTCTACTTGGCTTTCTCAGCCTGCCGTCCGCCGGATGTGAGAACAAGTCGCTTGAGCCGTCGGTTGTCGAACTTCATGGTGCGGGATCAACTTTTCCGGCGCCACTTTATGAGCGTTGGTTCAACCGGATGGCTGAGGAACATCCCGGCCTGTCGATTAGGTATGATGAAATTGGTAGTGGATCCGGTATCCGGCAGTTCATCGACGAATTGGTCGATTTTGCCGCTAGCGATGATCCCTTGTCCGATCAGGAGATCGCTCAGGTGGATCGTGGCGTACGACAGTTGCCGATGACCTCCGGGGCGATCGTACTCGCCTACAATCTTCGCGACGCAAATGGAAATCCGGTTACCGACTTGCGACTGTCGCGAAAGGCGTACGCAGGAATTTTCTTGGGCGAGATTCGAACCTGGCTGGACGAGGAGATCACGCGTTATAATCCGAAAACCGCGTTTCCCGATTTACCGATTCAAGTGGAGTATCGATTGGATTCCAGCGGCACGACTTCAGCACTGACGCGACATTTGTCCGCGATCAACCAAGCATGGAAGGAGGGACCCGGAATTGGGAAGATGGTGACATGGCCCGTCGGAGCTGGAATGCCTAAGAGTCGCGGGGTGTCGCGGGGATTGGAACAGGTGCCTGGGTCGATCGGTTACCTCAGCTATGCTTATGCCAGGCAGGAAGGCCTTTCGATGGCGATTCTTGAGAACAAAGCGGGATCATTCATCGCTCCAAATTTGAATTCCATTCAGCTCGCCTTGAGTGAATTAGACTTGGATATCAGCAAGTCGAGAGCGTTCCTTGCCGATCCCCTTGGTGACACCGCCTACCCAATTGTCACGTACTCGTGGATTCTTTGTTACCGCGTTTACGAGGATCCGAGTAAGGTTGGCATGCTGAAAAAACTCTTCTCCTATGGTCTTGGCGAGGGTCAAGAAGCAAGCGAAGAGTTGGGCTATGTCGCATTGATCGACCCGGTTGCCCAAAATGCGAAAGGCGTTTTGGACTCGATTTCCGTGACTTCCAGCGCCGATAGCGCCACCGCGATTCCGGTTTCCGACAGCGAATCGGCGTCCGGCCCGATCTCCCAAGCGGTGATCGACACAGTGCATAAAGTCGACGGCGCGGAGAACACGAAAACGACACCCGAAGACCTTTCCGATATGAAGGCCGACGATGCTGACGATGTTTCTGTCAAAAACGCTTCGGAGAAACAGGGGAACGATACTTCTTCCTCCGAGCAGCCGAAACTTGGAGAATTTTGA
- a CDS encoding AIM24 family protein — MADFQVHELEGTRYVEIHLNHEMVRVEAGALSYLKGDISIHSPLVPSVGGMIKSALASQAIYRPIYAGSGVITLESSLGGFHILDLNGESWFLERGAFWASEGDIEVKYHRERLQTAIWAGEGPLYLQTRVTGHGKIALATRGPVEEHTLEEGERVVAEGKYVICRTGEVKFTVRRPTKNFFGRFTSGEGMARVYEGPGRILLNPAPYWRYRMFNERGKNPEDPSRTTC, encoded by the coding sequence ATGGCCGATTTCCAAGTTCACGAACTCGAAGGCACACGTTATGTGGAGATTCACTTGAATCACGAGATGGTGCGTGTCGAAGCTGGTGCGCTTAGCTATCTCAAGGGTGATATCAGTATTCATTCCCCATTGGTGCCGTCCGTTGGTGGAATGATCAAGTCGGCGTTAGCCAGTCAAGCGATCTATCGTCCGATTTATGCTGGTTCCGGGGTGATCACACTTGAATCCTCATTGGGCGGATTTCACATCCTCGATCTCAATGGTGAGTCTTGGTTTTTAGAACGAGGCGCTTTCTGGGCCTCGGAGGGAGATATCGAAGTGAAGTATCACCGCGAGCGATTACAGACCGCGATCTGGGCGGGTGAGGGGCCGCTTTACCTGCAGACTCGAGTGACCGGTCATGGAAAAATAGCTCTGGCCACACGAGGGCCGGTTGAAGAGCACACGTTGGAAGAAGGCGAACGAGTTGTCGCTGAAGGAAAGTATGTTATCTGTCGGACCGGTGAGGTGAAATTCACGGTGCGGAGACCAACCAAGAACTTCTTCGGACGCTTCACTTCGGGGGAGGGTATGGCGCGAGTCTACGAGGGTCCGGGCCGGATCTTGTTGAATCCCGCGCCCTATTGGCGATACCGAATGTTCAATGAACGAGGGAAAAACCCAGAGGATCCTTCACGCACGACCTGCTAG